The following coding sequences are from one Leishmania braziliensis MHOM/BR/75/M2904 complete genome, chromosome 36 window:
- a CDS encoding related to elongation factor-2 kinase efk-1b isoform-like protein yields MKGGSAAKGEPESSETQSKANHGLTNQSNTRGKTASDTAGPTSYSGTMPGQKTYMDVDQASICNDAASLLWKLDAGSSTSNLQIADKASSMKDDDDFIVLSSNKRISAAALVCYVQTNRIGDAAPVIVRGCKYVFDNCTRRWLTHPVTVRVLHHNRGIHQDNYFATFAIELLDTAKPAVPMFARVYRHNIDGVVETDYYSLGQAQALCEEFARDYTRTDARHGYLKFHLPLLTNRVVVRLDLHSVLDPAIRRSRRGFFSYRTQDTRQILFLMEPNTIACETLGVSFASLEVEKGKRYERGDSTWLRDIYSDIAEGFSHFTYVKSRGCMVAHGLVRSNGYLLDPLFHTTDRERFRMGDGGRRAMSKWFERHQCSDTCRALGIFNASEDCKPFKNAPLFVNPLDMEENHYTSYLRSIRQMPAAVRMDTVHFSDEEAEEAVLSTVVGRSDLTSTMNANPLVSNSSAPLKVTCDAVKYVFLPSCDKWMEVPMRLTVCTPAVPVAVDDKYVSFTIEEMQEKGKPVPMRARFIPRRDARDADYYHVGDAYYLCVTLGQAFRKYRSNSVFERELDFYAVYTARVLKENIPDSVMPVMDDSSFFGRTTADSGDVMFLVEPEFQPLTPQHASNTGDMAKDAEGFDDLMLRQVVDAFSHFTLHKSGNHLLVCHLKCKHGLLKEPNINTSNGCGFGTLNGGQAGIDAWARMHKCNDVCKFLGMEPVPRRLKLYDISASQLMRYISLVQAHAMGTGCVFTLASPWCRMSDRVLPAAAATPNNETEGVPARFAAGASPATVGVTFFARPISPNGDEVTLRPWVDDNRSPGAATAKKSAAQRRTLTQQELLHLQSKGINTKYIFSATRYDLNIDDLTWTSKRIFVRIVNPERGIGQGGMRVCFEITEVDPVACKEVVMVAKMYRRTIKNVVEKDYFTSVTVQKLSALFAKEFNRERKEGAPLRLNVLEGAVVALDRAVLSPELLAKRTGFFSYRTEDTKRAMFCMETKLAGPFTKYSGNMGEAYPTNECRLSLSAARERTMIFETVEALSHYSLERSGGGLLVCDMQGVKNDLTDLEVHTYDGQGLGVGNLGARGIQKFAVGHRCTSVCRSLGLQKLYNQQRTVTESVRMTNRFVVIFERCKEVANME; encoded by the coding sequence ATGAAGGGAGGGTCCGCCGCAAAGGGGGAGCCGGAGTCCTCAGAGACCCAGAGCAAAGCGAACCACGGCTTGACGAACCAATCCAACACACGTGGCAAGACAGCCTCGGACACGGCAGGCCCGACCTCCTACTCCGGCACCATGCCCGGCCAGAAGACCTACATGGATGTTGACCAGGCCAGCATTTGCAACGACGCGGCTTCGCTACTTTGGAAGCTGGATGCAGGCAGCTCGACAAGCAACCTGCAGATCGCTGACAAGGCTTCCTCCATGAAAGATGACGACGACTTCATTGTGCTGTCGTCAAATAAGCGTatctctgccgccgcactGGTGTGCTACGTGCAGACAAACAGAATCGGCGATGCCGCTCCAGTGATTGTGCGAGGCTGCAAGTACGTCTTTGACAACTGCACCAGGCGCTGGCTGACCCACCCCGTCACGGTTCGCGTGCTGCATCACAACCGCGGCATCCATCAAGACAACTACTTTGCCACCTTCGCGATAGAGTTGCTGGACACCGCGAAGCCGGCGGTGCCGATGTTTGCAAGGGTGTACCGCCACAATATCGACGGCGTTGTGGAGACCGACTACTACAGCCTTGGGCAGGCACAGGCGCTGTGCGAGGAGTTCGCACGCGACTACACGCGCACTGACGCGCGGCACGGCTACCTGAAGTTCCACTTGCCGCTTCTCACTAATCGCGTCGTGGTTCGCCTCGACCTACACTCTGTTCTTGACCCGGCAATTCGCCGCTCGCGCCGGGGTTTTTTTTCGTACCGCACCCAAGACACGCGGCAGATCCTGTTCTTGATGGAGCCCAACACGATAGCATGCGAGACTCTCGGAGTCTCCTTCGCGTCTCTCGAGGTAGAGAAGGGCAAGCGCTACGAGCGTGGCGACTCGACGTGGTTGCGTGACATCTACAGCGACATTGCAGAGGGCTTCTCACACTTCACCTACGTGAAGAGTCGCGGGTGCATGGTGGCGCATGGCCTCGTGCGCAGCAACGGATATCTGCTAGACCCGCTGTTTCACACGACGGACCGTGAGCGGTTCCGCATGGGCGATGGCGGTAGAAGGGCAATGTCGAAATGGTTCGAGCGGCACCAGTGTAGTGACACCTGCCGCGCCCTCGGCATCTTCAACGCCAGCGAGGACTGCAAACCATTCAAGAACGCCCCCCTCTTTGTGAACCCACTCGACATGGAGGAGAACCATTACACCAGTTACCTGCGCAGCATTCGTCAAATGCCAGCCGCTGTACGCATGGACACAGTGCATTTTtcggacgaggaggcggaggaagcTGTCTTGAGCACAGTTGTGGGGAGATCGGATCTGACGTCAACAATGAACGCTAATCCGCTCGTGTCCAACTCCTCCGCCCCACTAAAGGTGACCTGTGATGCCGTGAAGTACGTCTTCCTGCCTAGCTGCGACAAGTGGATGGAAGTCCCGATGCGACTTACGGTGTGCACGCCGGCAGTACCGGTCGCTGTCGATGACAAATATGTGTCGTTCACGATCGAGGAGATgcaggaaaaggggaagccCGTGCCCATGCGTGCACGCTTTATTCCACGGCGAGACGCGCGGGATGCGGACTACTACCACGTTGGGGACGCCTACTATCTCTGCGTGACCCTGGGCCAGGCCTTCCGCAAGTACCGCTCGAACAGCGTGTTCGAGCGAGAACTGGATTTCTACGCTGTCTACACAGCCCGCGTGCTGAAGGAAAACATCCCGGACAGCGTGATGCCCGTCATGGACGACTCCAGCTTCTTTGGTCGCACCACCGCGGACTCCGGCGATGTAATGTTCCTGGTAGAGCCAGAGTTTCAGCCTCTCACCCCACAGCATGCGTCGAATACCGGTGACATGGCGAAGGACGCTGAGGGCTTTGACGATCTCATGTTGCGCCAAGTTGTCGACGCCTTCTCGCATTTCACTCTGCACAAGTCGGGCAATCATTTGCTGGTGTGCCACCTCAAGTGTAAGCACGGTCTCCTCAAAGAGCCAAACATCAACACCTCTAACGGGTGCGGGTTCGGCACACTTAATGGCGGGCAGGCGGGCAtcgacgcctgggcgcggATGCACAAGTGCAACGATGTGTGCAAGTTTCTTGGGATGGAGCCAGTGCCGCGTCGGTTAAAGCTTTACGATATTTCGGCGAGTCAGCTGATGCGCTATATTAGTCTGGTGCAGGCGCACGCAATGGGTACAGGCTGCGTGTTCACGCTTGCGTCTCCATGGTGCAGGATGTCGGATAGAGTGCtgcctgctgcggctgccactCCTAACAACGAGACCGAGGGGGTGCCCGCGCGTTTTGCTGCCGGTGCGTCACCGGCGACTGTTGGCGTTACCTTCTTTGCGCGGCCAATTTCTCCAAATGGAGATGAAGTAACGCTGCGCCCGTGGGTGGATGACAATCGAAGCCCTGGTGCTGCGACcgcgaagaagagcgcagcgcagcgccgcacactGACCCAGCAGGAGCTTCTGCACCTCCAATCGAAGGGAATCAACACCAAGTACATTTTCTCTGCCACGCGGTACGATCTCAACATCGATGACCTTACCTGGACCTCCAAGCGCATCTTCGTGCGCATCGTAAACCCGGAGCGTGGCATTGGCCAGGGtggcatgcgtgtgtgcttcgAGATCACCGAGGTAGACCCGGTGGCCTGCAAGGAGGTTGTGATGGTGGCGAAGATGTACCGCCGCACCATCAAGAATGTGGTGGAGAAGGACTACTTCACAAGTGTGACAGTGCAGAAGCTGTCCGCGCTCTTCGCTAAGGAATTCAATcgcgagagaaaagagggtgCCCCCTTGCGCTTGAATGTGCTGGAAGGTGCCGTGGTCGCGTTGGACCGAGCCGTCCTGTCGCCGGAATTGCTTGCCAAGCGCACGGGCTTCTTTTCCTACCGCACGGAGGACACAAAGCGGGCGATGTTCTGCATGGAAACGAAGCTTGCAGGTCCCTTTACCAAGTACAGCGGTAACATGGGCGAAGCCTACCCCACGAATGAATGTCGCCTCAGTCTATCCGCGGCACGCGAGCGCACCATGATCTTCGAGACGGTGGAGGCGCTCTCGCACTATTCTCTGGAGAGAAGCGGGGGCGGTTTGCTCGTCTGCGATATGCAGGGTGTTAAGAACGATTTGACCGACCTGGAGGTGCACACGTACGATGGCCAGGGCCTGGGCGTCGGAAACCTCGGAGCCCGCGGCATTCAAAAGTTTGCGGTGGGTCACCGTTGCACCAGTGTCTGCAGGAGTCTCGGCCTCCAGAAACTTTACAAtcagcagcgcaccgtgACAGAGTCTGTGAGGATGACCAACCGCTTTGTCGTCATTTTTGAGCGCTGCAAGGAGGTCGCCAACATGGAGTAG
- a CDS encoding myosin heavy chain kinase a-like protein — translation MGHGGMRVCYEVEDVDEEGAGTPMVAKMFRRNISDVVEKDYFNEGKAQCMCEEFANNFNRIHLTNVNKPNISFLQCYVVRIPRKSIPDAYQNKRTGFFSYKTQDTHEVMFVMEPMLSGRFTKYNSNYGEIYREDKKAALSSTEAKRRTQIFEAAEAFSHFTLVESGGSMLVCDLQGVNDFLTDPQIHTEDGKGLGMGNMGQEGIDKWIEKHDCNDICRALGLQPLSGIVTNSKEPKKAENPYLGLRAKLKRQNPVRLRDLVPLPKPLEEMTDAERIEYALKVSQLTD, via the coding sequence ATGGGCCACGGTggcatgcgcgtgtgttaCGAAGTAGAGGACGTGGACGAGGAAGGAGCCGGCACACCAATGGTGGCCAAGATGTTTCGCCGCAACATCAGTGATGTGGTAGAGAAGGACTACTTCAACGAGGGCAAGGCGCAGTGCATGTGTGAGGAATTTGCGAACAACTTCAACCGTATTCACCTTACTAACGTTAACAAGCCAAACATCTCTTTCTTGCAGTGCTACGTTGTCCGAATTCCTCGCAAGAGCATCCCGGATGCGTACCAGAACAAGCGTACAGGGTTTTTTTCGTACAAGACTCAGGATACGCATGAGGTCATGTTCGTGATGGAGCCAATGCTAAGCGGCCGCTTCACCAAGTACAACAGTAACTATGGTGAAATCTACCGGGAGGACAAAAAAGCGGCCCTCAGCTCTACAGAGGCGAAGCGACGTACGCAGATCTTtgaagcagcagaggccTTCTCGCACTTTACCCTGGTGGAGAGCGGGGGCTCAATGCTCGTGTGCGATCTGCAGGGTGTTAATGACTTCCTGACTGACCCGCAGATTCACACAGAGGATGGCAAGGGACTCGGGATGGGCAACATGGGGCAGGAGGGGATCGACAAGTGGATAGAGAAGCACGACTGCAACGATATTTGTCGCGCGTTAGGTCTGCAACCACTGAGCGGTATCGTGACCAACTCGAAGGAGCCAAAGAAGGCTGAGAATCCCTATCTAGGATTACGAGCTAAGCTGAAGAGGCAAAATCCCGTTCGTCTGCGCGACTTAGTTCCCCTCCCCAAGCCACTCGAGGAGATGACTGATGCAGAGCGTATCGAGTACGCATTGAAGGTATCACAGCTCACTGATTAG